Proteins from one Fragaria vesca subsp. vesca linkage group LG6, FraVesHawaii_1.0, whole genome shotgun sequence genomic window:
- the LOC101297268 gene encoding glycosylphosphatidylinositol anchor biosynthesis protein 11-like, translated as MKQKKNKMGARASSISVSASEALLVHLTIGLGLALCFSVANNVHFINLTSHPSHVLGLIWAFQCPTVILLYSRYRKDQERCSYWKAVGRGLLGLPAGAVVNALGAIALGAPVGIQYLPKTINWSLMMSLFTIVPAASVFGSSWTDWQRIFACTKPNDPVDYMICLPAHGVVIGAWLGAWPVPLDWERPWQEWPICVSYGAIAGYLVSLVASFGFILVRQHVKGD; from the exons ATGAAGCAGAAGAAGAACAAGATGGGCGCCAGAGCCTCCTCAATCTCAGTATCAGCATCAGAGGCGCTGCTGGTCCACCTGACCATCGGCTTAGGATTAGCTCTCTGTTTCTCGGTGGCCAATAATGTCCATTTCATCAACCTCACCTCCCATCCTTCTCACGTCCTCGGTCTGATCTGG GCCTTTCAATGCCCAACCGTGATCCTTCTTTACAGCCGCTACCGGAAAGACCAAGAACGATGCTCC TACTGGAAAGCCGTGGGACGTGGCCTGCTGGGACTGCCTGCTG GGGCTGTGGTAAATGCATTAGGAGCAATTGCGTTGGGAGCACCTGTTGGCATCCA GTATCTGCCAAAGACCATTAACTGGTCTCTTATGATGTCACTGTTCACA ATTGTACCTGCAGCTTCTGTTTTTGGTTCTTCATGGACAGATTGGCAACGTATATTTGCATGTACAAA GCCAAATGATCCTGTAGATTATATGATTTGTCTACCTGCACATGGAGTTGTTATCGGAGCTTGGTTAGGGGCATGGCCAGTACCGCTTGATTGGGAAAGACCATGGCAG GAGTGGCCTATTTGTGTAAGTTATGGAGCCATTGCTGGGTACTTGGTTTCTTTAGTGGCATCATTTGGATTTATACTGGTGCGACAACATGTCAAAGGAGACTAA